The Homo sapiens chromosome 7 genomic scaffold, GRCh38.p14 alternate locus group ALT_REF_LOCI_1 HSCHR7_2_CTG6 genome has a segment encoding these proteins:
- the OR9A2 gene encoding olfactory receptor 9A2: protein MMDNHSSATEFHLLGFPGSQGLHHILFAIFFFFYLVTLMGNTVIIVIVCVDKRLQSPMYFFLSHLSTLEILVTTIIVPMMLWGLLFLGCRQYLSLHVSLNFSCGTMEFALLGVMAVDRYVAVCNPLRYNIIMNSSTCIWVVIVSWVFGFLSEIWPIYATFQFTFRKSNSLDHFYCDRGQLLKLSCDNTLLTEFILFLMAVFILIGSLIPTIVSYTYIISTILKIPSASGRRKAFSTFASHFTCVVIGYGSCLFLYVKPKQTQGVEYNKIVSLLVSVLTPFLNPFIFTLRNDKVKEALRDGMKRCCQLLKD from the coding sequence ATGATGGACAACCACTCTAGTGCCACTGAATTCCACCTTCTAGGCTTCCCTGGGTCCCAAGGACTACACCACATTCTTTTTgctatattctttttcttctatttagtgACATTAATGGGAAACACGGTCATCATTGTGATTGTCTGTGTGGATAAACGTCTGCAGTCCCCCATGTATTTCTTCCTCAGCCACCTCTCTACCCTGGAGATCCTGGTCACAACCATAATTGTCCCCATGATGCTTTGGGGATTGCTCTTCCTGGGATGCAGACAGTATCTTTCTCTACATGTATCGCTCAACTTTTCCTGTGGGACCATGGAGTTTGCATTACTTGGAGTGATGGCTGTGGACCGTTATGTGGCTGTGTGTAACCCTTTGAGGTACAACATCATTATGAACAGCAGTACCTGTATTTGGGTGGTAATAGTGTCATGGGTGTTTGGATTTCTTTCTGAAATCTGGCCCATCTATGCCACATTTCAGTTTACCTTCCGCAAATCAAATTCATTAGACCATTTTTACTGTGACCGAGGGCAATTGCTCAAACTGTCCTGCGATAACACTCttctcacagagtttatccttttcTTAATGGCTGTTTTTATTCTCATTGGTTCTTTGATCCCTACGATTGTCTCCTACACCTACATTATCTCCACCATCCTCAAGATCCCGTCAGCCTCTGGCCGGAGGAAAGCCTTCTCCACTTTTGCCTCCCACTTCACCTGTGTTGTGATTGGCTATGGCAGCTGCTTGTTTCTCTACGTGAAACCCAAGCAAACACAGGGAGTTGAGTACAATAAGATAGTTTCCCTGTTGGTTTCTGTGTTAACCCCCTTCCTGAATCCTTTCATCTTTACTCTTCGGAATGACAAAGTCAAAGAGGCCCTCCGAGATGGGATGAAACGCTGCTGTCAACTCCTGAAAGATTAG